From a single Pseudalkalibacillus hwajinpoensis genomic region:
- a CDS encoding zinc ribbon domain-containing protein has translation MSDLQTKIGGGLSKLQDGLQQGKNKLQTAQEVSQLKKTASDAATNRSKIINQLGELAYRLVRKGEVQHSELNEQAQRVQQYDLELYQANKALEMQLRKESSGQACECGATVSDEDSFCGSCGSKVQTSEAPTSVPIRSCSLCQEDVPQAALFCGCCGAKNG, from the coding sequence ATGTCTGATTTACAGACCAAAATTGGTGGAGGGTTATCCAAACTTCAAGACGGCTTACAGCAAGGGAAAAACAAACTTCAAACTGCACAGGAGGTATCTCAGCTTAAAAAAACCGCAAGTGACGCTGCTACAAATCGATCAAAAATTATCAATCAGCTCGGTGAACTTGCTTATCGTCTCGTAAGGAAAGGCGAAGTTCAGCATTCTGAACTAAATGAACAGGCTCAGCGCGTTCAACAATATGATCTAGAACTCTATCAGGCGAACAAAGCTCTAGAAATGCAGCTACGAAAAGAATCTAGCGGTCAGGCTTGTGAGTGCGGAGCCACTGTTAGCGACGAAGATAGCTTTTGTGGAAGCTGTGGAAGCAAGGTACAAACTTCTGAAGCACCAACTTCAGTTCCTATCAGATCATGCTCACTATGTCAGGAAGATGTCCCTCAAGCCGCTCTATTTTGCGGTTGTTGTGGGGCTAAAAATGGGTAG
- a CDS encoding zinc ribbon domain-containing protein, giving the protein MNWCGYCSREETSAFCVKCGRQVTKSDQVRHGKWGIWVMIVVALVIILGGSFYTLRVLSSPERTVDRFREAMMQEDYDEMATMVTHVNPILSHKSEIVSFTNLIKNHPEQRMLLIQDLERQAKALKDHEYVKPNKDLLIQMKLVEEGKTFLIFNNYAITPVPIYVEVYTQFPDTTLFVNEEEAGEFNGTAKKTGPFIPGFYQLKAELENEGYKMRGEAEVELIYPGETEQIDLPVNGAYVSPNSNYEDAVLFINGKGTGNTVGETGEIGPFPIDGSVVMHVEKTFEVGVVKSPSVRLEGEDVYLAIDYSEPEPVVIEKEVPSETTEVFASVNQSEPIIQAVNTYLRDWINAYEHLDTSYFTNLTPELYSYFEDRFVSVRQNNGAFTGEVLEAAFDMDSLVIHSSGKVAEVDVLITMDSANHEPGDQNVRTEVTSSAFHYKLVKSNGNWLINSREEVEHIDLTNAVIFP; this is encoded by the coding sequence ATGAATTGGTGTGGGTACTGTAGCAGGGAAGAGACCAGTGCATTTTGTGTGAAATGCGGACGTCAGGTAACGAAATCAGACCAGGTACGCCATGGAAAATGGGGGATCTGGGTAATGATTGTAGTCGCGCTGGTTATTATTTTGGGTGGAAGTTTCTACACGTTACGAGTACTATCATCTCCTGAGCGCACAGTTGATCGGTTTCGAGAGGCGATGATGCAGGAGGATTACGATGAGATGGCCACGATGGTCACTCATGTGAATCCCATTCTCTCACATAAGTCAGAAATCGTAAGTTTTACGAATTTAATTAAGAATCATCCCGAGCAGCGTATGCTTCTTATTCAAGATCTTGAGCGTCAAGCGAAGGCTTTAAAGGATCATGAATACGTGAAACCTAATAAAGACTTACTTATTCAAATGAAGTTAGTAGAAGAGGGAAAAACATTTTTGATATTCAATAATTACGCGATCACACCTGTTCCAATTTACGTAGAGGTGTACACGCAGTTTCCAGATACAACCCTTTTTGTTAATGAGGAAGAAGCTGGCGAATTTAATGGTACTGCGAAGAAAACAGGCCCTTTCATACCTGGCTTCTATCAGTTAAAAGCAGAACTAGAGAATGAAGGGTATAAGATGCGGGGAGAAGCCGAAGTCGAATTAATATACCCTGGGGAAACAGAACAAATCGATCTTCCTGTGAATGGGGCGTATGTATCTCCGAATTCTAATTATGAAGATGCTGTTCTATTTATTAATGGAAAAGGTACGGGTAATACGGTGGGGGAAACAGGCGAAATTGGACCTTTTCCAATCGACGGATCTGTTGTCATGCACGTTGAAAAGACGTTTGAAGTAGGTGTTGTGAAAAGTCCTTCAGTCCGTTTGGAGGGGGAAGATGTCTATTTAGCAATTGATTATAGTGAGCCAGAACCGGTTGTAATCGAGAAGGAAGTGCCATCTGAAACGACAGAGGTATTTGCCAGCGTTAATCAATCTGAACCAATTATTCAGGCAGTGAATACGTATTTGAGAGATTGGATTAATGCATATGAACATCTGGACACCAGTTATTTTACGAACCTGACGCCAGAGCTTTATTCCTATTTCGAAGATCGCTTTGTCTCCGTTAGACAAAATAATGGGGCATTCACGGGAGAGGTGCTAGAAGCTGCATTTGATATGGATAGTCTCGTGATCCATTCTTCAGGGAAAGTGGCAGAGGTAGATGTTCTCATTACAATGGATTCCGCTAACCATGAACCAGGTGATCAAAACGTTAGAACAGAAGTTACTTCAAGTGCTTTTCACTATAAGCTAGTGAAGAGTAATGGAAATTGGTTGATCAATAGCCGAGAAGAAGTGGAACATATTGACTTAACAAACGCTGTTATATTTCCCTGA
- the pcp gene encoding pyroglutamyl-peptidase I → MSKLLLTGFEPFLEHRHNPTEQIVREFDEEVVGGFEVISRVLPVDYERASEMLIEYIEQCEPIALIMLGLAADRTKVTPERIAINVNDSVEDNSGNAPVDQPIVEGGPAAYFSTLPIKKMTDALVQNGIPAEISNTAGTYLCNNVMYSVLYALEQKGLDIPAGFVHVPPTFEMTLHHSAHTGFPFTSIRDSVRIIINTLSDEE, encoded by the coding sequence ATGAGCAAGTTGCTTTTAACTGGATTTGAACCTTTTCTTGAACATCGTCATAATCCAACCGAGCAAATCGTTAGAGAATTTGATGAAGAAGTAGTTGGAGGGTTTGAGGTTATTTCACGAGTCCTGCCAGTAGACTACGAACGGGCATCGGAAATGTTGATTGAGTATATTGAGCAATGCGAACCGATTGCCCTCATTATGCTGGGACTTGCAGCAGATCGGACGAAGGTAACGCCTGAGCGGATTGCGATCAATGTGAATGACAGTGTGGAAGATAATTCAGGAAATGCTCCGGTTGATCAACCAATTGTTGAGGGGGGACCAGCTGCTTATTTCTCAACGCTTCCTATTAAAAAAATGACCGACGCACTCGTACAAAATGGCATTCCAGCAGAGATTTCAAATACCGCAGGAACGTATTTGTGTAACAACGTGATGTATAGCGTGCTCTATGCACTCGAACAAAAAGGGCTTGATATTCCAGCGGGCTTCGTACATGTGCCACCTACTTTCGAGATGACACTCCATCACTCTGCACATACCGGCTTCCCATTTACGAGTATACGTGACTCGGTCAGGATTATCATAAATACCCTTTCAGATGAAGAATAG
- a CDS encoding TIGR04104 family putative zinc finger protein, which translates to MAICQRCHKKWTWKETFASMFTFKKAITCPKCRGKQYITRDSRNNLSIIPTFVAMLWLPLVLVGIKFPIIIAIEITTSLIVLLLLPFFYKVTNEEESMW; encoded by the coding sequence ATGGCAATTTGTCAACGATGCCACAAGAAATGGACGTGGAAAGAGACGTTCGCTTCAATGTTTACATTTAAGAAAGCAATCACTTGTCCAAAATGCCGAGGCAAGCAGTATATAACACGTGACTCAAGAAATAATTTATCGATCATTCCGACCTTTGTTGCGATGCTCTGGTTGCCTCTAGTGTTAGTTGGGATTAAGTTCCCAATCATTATAGCTATTGAGATCACCACGAGCTTGATAGTGTTATTACTTTTGCCTTTCTTTTATAAGGTAACGAATGAAGAAGAGTCGATGTGGTGA
- the xylA gene encoding xylose isomerase codes for MAYFNNINRIQYEGAQSSNPFAFKYYNPDEKIGHKTMKEHLRFSIAYWHTFTADGADPFGAGTMLRPWSEYSGMDQAKARVEAAFELFDKLDAPFFCFHDVDVAPEGETLKESYDNLDTIVSMIKDYMKTSSTKLLWNTANMFTHPRFTHGAATTSEADVFAYAAAKVKKGLEVGKELGAENYVFWGGREGYETLLNTDMKLELDNLGRFFHMALDYANEINFTGQFLIEPKPKEPSKHQYDFDVATSLSFLQNYDLQDHFKFNIEANHATLAGHTFEHELHTARINGMLGSVDANQGDTLLGWDTDEFPTDLYATTLAMYEILKNDGLGKGGLNFDSKVRRNSFDPEDLFHAHIAGMDSFAIGLKAAHQMLEDRVLENFISDRYSSFSEGIGKEIIEGKTDFHKLEQYALGLSNIETKSGRMEKLKAEINSYLLNAFSNVRV; via the coding sequence ATGGCGTATTTCAACAATATTAACCGCATTCAGTATGAGGGAGCGCAGTCTTCCAATCCATTCGCATTTAAATATTACAATCCTGACGAAAAAATTGGTCATAAAACGATGAAAGAGCATCTTCGCTTTTCGATCGCATACTGGCACACGTTTACCGCAGATGGAGCAGATCCATTTGGGGCTGGAACAATGCTGCGTCCTTGGAGTGAATATAGCGGCATGGATCAAGCGAAAGCAAGAGTAGAAGCGGCTTTTGAATTGTTTGATAAGCTTGACGCACCTTTCTTTTGTTTCCACGATGTAGATGTAGCACCAGAAGGAGAAACACTTAAAGAATCGTATGACAACCTTGATACAATTGTATCGATGATAAAGGATTATATGAAGACAAGCTCTACTAAACTTCTATGGAATACGGCAAACATGTTCACGCATCCGCGATTTACACATGGTGCTGCGACAACATCTGAAGCAGATGTGTTTGCTTATGCAGCTGCTAAGGTAAAAAAAGGCCTAGAAGTTGGGAAAGAGCTTGGCGCAGAGAATTATGTTTTCTGGGGTGGACGTGAAGGGTATGAAACGTTGCTCAACACAGATATGAAGCTTGAGCTTGATAATCTTGGGCGTTTCTTTCACATGGCGCTTGATTATGCGAACGAAATTAATTTTACTGGACAATTTCTCATTGAACCAAAACCAAAAGAACCGTCTAAACATCAATATGATTTTGATGTAGCAACATCTCTATCATTCCTACAAAACTATGATTTGCAGGATCATTTTAAATTTAATATTGAAGCTAATCATGCAACGCTTGCTGGGCACACCTTTGAACATGAACTTCATACCGCTCGAATCAATGGAATGCTGGGCTCTGTTGATGCGAATCAGGGTGATACGCTGCTTGGATGGGATACAGATGAATTTCCAACGGATTTGTATGCGACAACCCTTGCGATGTATGAGATTCTTAAGAATGATGGACTTGGAAAAGGTGGTCTGAATTTCGATTCAAAAGTTCGTCGAAACTCTTTTGATCCTGAAGATTTATTCCATGCACATATTGCTGGAATGGACAGCTTTGCAATCGGCTTAAAGGCTGCACATCAGATGCTTGAAGACCGTGTACTTGAGAACTTTATATCGGATCGCTATTCCAGCTTTTCTGAAGGAATCGGTAAAGAAATTATCGAAGGAAAAACGGATTTTCACAAGCTTGAACAGTATGCATTAGGTCTTTCAAATATTGAGACAAAATCTGGACGTATGGAAAAGTTAAAAGCAGAAATCAATTCATACTTATTGAACGCTTTCTCTAATGTTCGTGTATAA
- the xylB gene encoding xylulokinase, with translation MSYVVGIDLGTSAVKVIAVDRTGRVQAEVSRSYPLHHPKSGVSEQNPGDWVEKTLDALHELTKEIPASDIDGMSFSGQMHGLVLLDEQYQPLRPAILWNDTRTTEQCRTIEEQVGKERLLEIAKNPALEGFTLPKLLWVKENEPDLYEKATLFLLPKDYVRYRFTGELYMDYSDAAGTLLMNVSEKTWSDEIASRTGISRSLCPPLIESTERVGAFKDGLVEGLTNVSVFAGGADNACGAIGAGILEPGKTLCSIGTSGVILSYEEDTDLTVDGKIHYFNHGKANAYYTMGVTLSAGQSLSWFKEQFAEDTPFEELLSDLDDVPAGSNGLLFTPYLSGERSPHADALIRGSFIGIDASHTRKHLVRSVLEGITFSLNESLAIFRESGKEIDEIVSIGGGAKNDSWLQMQADIFNATVTRHESEEGPALGAAMLAAFGCGWFPTLEACADSFLKVKKQFTPNDENVKAYHKLFSLYQSVYGQTKELNQKLNEYRI, from the coding sequence TTGAGCTATGTCGTAGGAATTGATCTTGGAACAAGTGCGGTGAAAGTGATTGCTGTTGATCGCACTGGGCGGGTTCAGGCTGAGGTATCAAGAAGCTATCCGCTTCATCATCCAAAGTCGGGGGTTAGCGAACAAAATCCCGGAGACTGGGTAGAGAAAACACTTGATGCATTACATGAATTGACAAAGGAGATCCCGGCATCAGACATTGATGGAATGAGTTTTTCAGGTCAAATGCACGGTCTTGTTTTGTTGGATGAACAGTATCAACCGCTACGTCCGGCTATTCTCTGGAATGATACGCGTACAACAGAACAATGCCGTACCATTGAGGAACAGGTGGGGAAGGAACGTCTTCTCGAGATAGCAAAAAATCCTGCACTTGAAGGGTTTACACTCCCTAAATTACTCTGGGTGAAGGAGAATGAACCTGATCTATATGAGAAAGCAACCCTCTTTCTTTTGCCGAAAGATTATGTGCGCTATCGGTTTACGGGTGAGCTTTACATGGATTATTCGGATGCAGCAGGGACGCTATTAATGAATGTAAGTGAGAAAACCTGGAGTGATGAAATTGCATCCAGGACAGGTATCAGTCGATCACTATGCCCTCCCTTAATAGAATCAACTGAAAGGGTTGGCGCTTTTAAGGATGGTCTTGTAGAAGGTCTAACGAATGTTAGTGTTTTTGCAGGTGGGGCTGATAATGCTTGCGGAGCTATCGGGGCAGGGATTCTCGAACCGGGAAAAACACTTTGCAGTATCGGAACCTCGGGTGTAATCCTTTCTTATGAGGAGGATACTGATCTTACTGTTGATGGTAAAATTCATTATTTTAATCATGGAAAAGCAAATGCATATTATACGATGGGTGTGACTCTTTCTGCAGGCCAGAGCTTAAGCTGGTTTAAAGAGCAATTTGCTGAAGATACCCCTTTTGAAGAACTTTTATCTGATCTAGATGACGTCCCTGCAGGCTCGAATGGGCTCCTATTCACTCCTTATTTATCAGGAGAGAGAAGTCCACATGCTGACGCTCTTATAAGAGGAAGTTTTATCGGCATCGATGCTTCACACACACGAAAGCATCTCGTTCGTTCAGTCCTTGAAGGCATTACCTTCTCATTGAATGAGTCTCTGGCTATTTTTAGAGAGAGTGGCAAAGAAATTGATGAGATTGTTTCAATTGGCGGTGGTGCGAAGAATGACAGCTGGCTTCAAATGCAGGCTGATATTTTTAACGCGACTGTCACGAGACATGAAAGTGAAGAAGGACCAGCGCTTGGGGCGGCAATGCTTGCAGCTTTTGGATGCGGATGGTTTCCGACTCTAGAAGCATGTGCGGACTCTTTTCTAAAAGTCAAAA